The Aphis gossypii isolate Hap1 chromosome 3, ASM2018417v2, whole genome shotgun sequence genome includes a region encoding these proteins:
- the LOC126551190 gene encoding uncharacterized protein LOC126551190: protein MAQDAVEYLAGWVARKYRILFPELGSTTTEINKNQSIHGHDYGIPSWISHLSYGDLRIPSNDFLKYITRIEWLFKKITKQEIPKGSGVIRRLTNKIFKRMEMPLKYLPVVRTYIKQRLLIRMKYSYQHAIKLCNKRKAKAQLQKLQKLKRLMT, encoded by the coding sequence ATGGCTCAAGATGCGGTCGAATATTTGGCTGGTTGGGTAGCTAGAAAATATAGAATACTATTTCCTGAACTAGGCTCAACAACAAcagaaattaacaaaaatcaaagtatCCATGGTCATGATTACGGAATACCATCATGGATTAGTCATTTGTCATATGGAGACTTAAGAATACCAAGTaatgactttttaaaatatattacaagaaTTGAAtggctatttaaaaaaataaccaaacaaGAAATACCAAAAGGTTCTGGTGTTATAAGACGtttgacaaataaaattttcaaaagaatGGAAatgccattaaaatatttacctgtTGTTCGaacatatataaaacaaagatTACTAATTAGGATGAAATACTCCTATCAACATGCCATTAAACTCTGCAATAAAAGAAAAGCCAAAGCTCAGTtacaaaaacttcaaaaactaaaaagattaatgacttaa